Proteins co-encoded in one Pirellulales bacterium genomic window:
- a CDS encoding ECF-type sigma factor, translating to MNDVTHILPAIEQGDPHASEDLLPLVYNELRRLAARKLAHERPGQTLDATGLVHEAYLRLVGGGENPQWDSRGHFFCAAAEAMRRILINRARDKKCQKRGGGWRRVDLDSLIAVDNASHDDLLALDEALKRLAVENKPCADLVTLRFFAGMTQEEAAAALDLPRRTADRYWAYARAWLYEALSEPERR from the coding sequence ATGAACGATGTCACGCACATCCTGCCCGCCATCGAGCAAGGCGACCCGCATGCCAGCGAGGATCTGTTGCCGCTGGTCTATAACGAGCTGCGCCGGTTGGCCGCGCGCAAGCTGGCTCATGAGCGGCCCGGCCAGACGCTCGATGCGACCGGACTGGTCCACGAAGCGTACCTGCGGTTGGTCGGCGGCGGCGAGAACCCGCAGTGGGACAGCCGCGGCCACTTCTTTTGTGCCGCGGCCGAGGCGATGCGCCGCATCCTCATCAATCGGGCACGCGACAAAAAATGCCAAAAACGCGGCGGAGGATGGCGGCGGGTCGATCTCGACAGCCTGATCGCGGTCGACAATGCCTCGCATGACGACTTGCTCGCGCTCGACGAGGCGCTCAAGCGGCTGGCCGTGGAGAATAAACCGTGTGCCGACCTCGTCACGCTCCGTTTCTTTGCCGGTATGACCCAGGAAGAGGCCGCCGCGGCGCTCGATCTGCCGCGGCGCACCGCCGATCGCTATTGGGCCTACGCCCGTGCCTGGTTGTACGAAGCGCTGAGCGAACCGGAGCGAAGATGA
- the raiA gene encoding ribosome-associated translation inhibitor RaiA: MQIRISTRHGRLSEATQAKISAKLERLPRLFERLTAIELTVDLEQKTAPAVDLRVSAEHKHDFVATEQAEELMASVDGCLHKVEQQLRKYKQRIQDHHKRVGTKPSPIASEESAAEE, from the coding sequence GTGCAGATTCGCATCTCGACGCGGCATGGTCGCCTGAGCGAGGCCACCCAGGCCAAAATCTCGGCCAAACTCGAACGTTTGCCACGGCTTTTCGAACGCCTGACGGCCATCGAACTGACCGTCGATCTCGAGCAGAAAACCGCACCCGCCGTGGATTTGCGGGTCTCGGCGGAGCACAAACACGACTTCGTCGCCACGGAGCAGGCCGAAGAACTGATGGCTTCCGTCGATGGCTGCCTGCACAAGGTCGAGCAACAATTACGCAAGTACAAGCAGAGAATTCAAGATCATCATAAACGTGTGGGCACCAAACCGTCGCCGATCGCCAGTGAAGAAAGTGCGGCGGAAGAGTGA
- a CDS encoding PTS sugar transporter subunit IIA, translating to MKFADFVSREAIRADLTADDKEGVIREMLQALLAANKVAEGEYEGIVKAIMKREELGSTGIGRGVAVPHTKHPSIDHLVGTVAVSPEGVDFDSLDGEKVHLFFLLISPPDRPGDHLRALENVSRQLRDETFCKFLKQAKNPEDILQLLDEADNNQFVS from the coding sequence ATGAAGTTTGCCGACTTCGTGAGCCGCGAGGCGATCAGGGCCGATTTGACGGCCGACGACAAAGAAGGGGTGATTCGCGAGATGCTGCAGGCCCTGTTGGCCGCCAACAAGGTCGCCGAAGGCGAGTATGAGGGCATCGTCAAAGCGATCATGAAACGCGAGGAACTGGGCAGCACGGGCATCGGCCGGGGGGTGGCCGTCCCGCACACCAAGCACCCCAGCATCGACCATTTGGTCGGCACCGTGGCGGTCAGTCCCGAGGGGGTCGATTTCGACAGCCTCGACGGCGAAAAGGTACACCTCTTTTTTCTGCTGATTTCACCTCCAGACCGTCCCGGCGACCATCTCCGGGCACTGGAGAATGTGTCGCGTCAATTGCGCGACGAAACGTTCTGCAAGTTCCTCAAGCAGGCGAAGAATCCGGAAGACATTCTTCAACTGCTCGACGAGGCAGATAACAACCAATTTGTATCCTGA
- a CDS encoding HPr family phosphocarrier protein yields the protein MRATRTVVVTNPQGLHARPADLFVKTATRFASKIELVKGRERVDGKSILSLLTLAAVAGTQLLIEADGPDAEQALDALAKLVEQNFAENEYMRE from the coding sequence ATGAGAGCGACCCGAACCGTCGTCGTCACCAATCCGCAAGGATTGCACGCTCGGCCTGCCGACCTGTTTGTGAAGACGGCCACCCGCTTCGCATCCAAGATCGAGCTGGTCAAGGGGCGCGAGCGCGTCGACGGCAAGAGCATTCTCTCGTTGCTCACGCTGGCGGCCGTGGCCGGCACGCAATTGCTGATCGAGGCCGACGGGCCCGATGCCGAACAAGCGCTCGATGCGTTGGCGAAGCTGGTCGAACAGAATTTCGCCGAGAACGAATACATGCGCGAATAG
- the ptsP gene encoding phosphoenolpyruvate--protein phosphotransferase: MQKLQGIAVSPGIAIGEALVMDTEGFRIPRRFLTRDAVDEELDRLRRAFAAAASEIEHNRDTVARELGSEYGAIFEAHLQMLRDPRLRSELDQMIRDRHYSPEYAISRTLRRYVKVFQSLDSGPMQQRAGDIFDIEKRLLRNLLGRRREEISSLTSPVLVLAHNLTPSETANLDRRYVRGFVTEIGGAGSHTAIVAEALEIPAVVGTGPFLSDVSGGDLVIIDGDQGLVVLHPDEETIARYRHEIEERRTMTARLESLRDLPAETADGVRVQLLGNIEFPHEVAHCLERGADGIGLYRTEFLYLGSDVEPDEEAHYQAYAEVLKAMEGRPVVIRTLDLGADKLANYSPDVERNPFLGLRSIRLSLRNLPLFRTQLRAILRASALGDVRIMFPLISTMLELRQAKMVVADVMEDLEEHGLPFNRAVKVGMMVEVPSAVMMIDHFVAEVDFLSIGTNDLIQYTLAVDRSNKDVATLYTASDPAVLKLIEMTVNAAGRRQIPVNLCGQMSGNSLYTLLLLGLGLRQFSVPPSAIPEIKKVCRSVTIGQCEAVAAHVMTLENARDIKSFLKEELKKVLPEMVG; the protein is encoded by the coding sequence ATGCAGAAACTGCAGGGAATCGCCGTCTCGCCGGGCATCGCCATCGGCGAAGCGCTGGTCATGGACACCGAGGGGTTCCGCATCCCTCGGCGGTTCCTGACGCGCGACGCCGTCGACGAGGAGCTCGACCGCTTGCGCCGCGCCTTCGCCGCCGCCGCCTCCGAAATCGAGCACAACCGCGACACCGTGGCCCGCGAGTTGGGCAGCGAATACGGCGCCATCTTCGAGGCCCACCTGCAGATGCTCCGCGACCCGCGGCTCCGCAGCGAGCTGGACCAGATGATTCGCGACCGGCATTACTCGCCCGAATATGCCATCAGCCGCACGTTGCGGCGCTACGTGAAGGTCTTTCAATCGCTCGATTCGGGGCCGATGCAGCAGCGGGCCGGCGACATTTTCGACATCGAAAAGCGGCTGTTGCGAAACCTGCTGGGGCGCCGCCGCGAGGAGATTTCAAGCCTCACCTCACCCGTGCTCGTGCTGGCGCACAATCTCACGCCCAGCGAGACGGCCAATCTCGACCGCCGCTACGTGCGGGGATTTGTCACCGAGATCGGCGGCGCGGGGAGCCATACGGCCATCGTGGCCGAGGCGCTGGAGATTCCCGCCGTGGTCGGCACCGGTCCCTTTCTGAGCGATGTTTCCGGCGGCGACCTGGTGATCATCGACGGCGATCAGGGACTCGTCGTTCTCCATCCCGACGAAGAGACCATTGCCCGTTACCGGCACGAGATCGAAGAGCGCCGGACCATGACGGCGCGGCTGGAGAGCTTGCGCGACTTGCCGGCCGAGACGGCCGACGGCGTGCGCGTGCAGCTTTTGGGAAACATCGAGTTTCCGCACGAAGTGGCGCACTGCCTGGAGCGCGGCGCCGACGGAATCGGCCTTTATCGCACCGAGTTTCTGTATCTCGGCTCCGACGTCGAGCCGGACGAAGAAGCTCATTATCAGGCCTACGCCGAGGTCTTGAAGGCGATGGAGGGCCGCCCGGTGGTCATTCGCACGCTCGACCTGGGCGCCGACAAGCTGGCGAATTACTCGCCGGACGTGGAGCGCAACCCGTTTCTCGGCCTGCGCAGCATCCGGCTGTCGCTGCGCAACCTGCCGCTGTTTCGCACGCAGCTTCGCGCTATTCTGCGGGCCAGCGCGTTGGGCGACGTGCGGATCATGTTCCCGCTGATTTCGACCATGCTCGAACTGCGGCAGGCGAAAATGGTGGTGGCCGACGTCATGGAAGACCTTGAAGAGCACGGCCTCCCCTTCAATCGCGCCGTGAAGGTCGGCATGATGGTCGAAGTCCCCTCGGCCGTGATGATGATCGATCACTTCGTGGCCGAGGTCGACTTTTTGAGCATCGGCACCAACGACTTGATTCAATACACGCTGGCGGTCGACCGCAGCAACAAGGACGTCGCCACGCTGTACACCGCCAGCGACCCCGCCGTGCTGAAGCTGATCGAAATGACGGTCAACGCGGCGGGCCGCCGGCAAATACCCGTGAACCTGTGCGGGCAGATGAGCGGCAACTCGCTCTACACCCTGTTGTTGCTTGGCCTGGGACTGCGGCAATTCAGCGTTCCGCCCAGCGCCATTCCGGAGATCAAGAAAGTGTGCCGCAGCGTCACGATCGGCCAATGCGAGGCGGTGGCCGCGCACGTGATGACGCTGGAGAACGCGCGTGACATCAAATCTTTTCTCAAGGAGGAACTGAAGAAGGTCCTGCCCGAAATGGTGGGATAA
- a CDS encoding TIGR03936 family radical SAM-associated protein, producing MVRQRVRIRFRKEKDLRLIGHHDLARAWERIFRRAGVALRMSEGFHPKPRMVFASALAMGVIGADEVLDVELADAWSVEQLRPALTARLPDGLSIKSLEILPADAPRSRVERVTYALIVPAERRAALAERLHGSPLAPQAGPRRDPVGFVEQIELTGDRLHFTARVTPQGTARPRELLAWLGLDDLDEQGIYLTRTTVELAP from the coding sequence ATGGTTCGACAACGAGTACGCATTCGTTTTCGTAAAGAGAAAGACCTGAGGCTGATCGGCCATCACGATCTGGCGCGCGCCTGGGAGCGGATTTTTCGCCGGGCCGGCGTGGCGCTGCGCATGAGCGAGGGATTTCATCCCAAGCCGCGGATGGTGTTCGCCTCGGCCCTGGCGATGGGAGTGATCGGCGCCGACGAGGTGCTCGACGTGGAGCTGGCTGACGCCTGGTCCGTCGAGCAATTGCGCCCGGCTTTGACCGCCCGGCTTCCCGATGGCCTGAGCATCAAGTCGCTGGAGATCCTGCCGGCCGACGCGCCGCGGTCGCGCGTCGAGCGCGTGACCTACGCGCTCATCGTGCCGGCCGAGCGACGGGCCGCGTTGGCCGAGCGGCTGCACGGTAGCCCGCTTGCTCCGCAAGCGGGACCGCGCCGCGATCCCGTCGGATTCGTGGAGCAGATCGAGCTGACCGGCGACCGGTTGCACTTCACCGCACGGGTGACGCCGCAGGGCACGGCACGGCCGCGAGAGCTGCTGGCCTGGCTGGGTCTCGACGATCTCGACGAGCAGGGAATCTACCTCACCCGCACGACCGTGGAGCTGGCCCCATGA
- a CDS encoding Rne/Rng family ribonuclease, translating to MKTKGLLFRFAEQESEKMKQEMLINVSQPEECRIAIVEDTVLEELYIERTSQDNYVGNIYKGRVVNLEPSIQAAFVDFGVGRNGFLHISDVEPQYFRQGGYDPFRPIESGGGPSRGGPSRDFDMGDDDDVDANGGNGTQTAQRRQRRVRPGARPRVKPPIQEILRRGDEVLVQVIKEGIGTKGPTLSTYISIPGRYLVLMPALGRVGVSRKIEDDAARRTLRDVMLELSPPKGLGFIVRTAGVDRTKKELSRDLAYLLRLWKVIVRRIKKHPGPVGIYEESDMIIRTIRDVFTGDVDAIYIDEPTAYERAKEFLQIVMPRYVNRLKLYEGKEPLFHKYGLDDEISRIHKREVPLRQGGGIVIDQTEALVAIDVNSGNFRADNNAEETAYQLNLTAAREIARQLRLRDLGGVIVNDFIDMRKERHRRGVERALRDAMKRDRARTKILRTSPFGLIEMTRQRIRPSLKRSVYKGCPSCGGTGVVKTAESMAIEVVRELILASHLEGLSRVAVTVAEEVATYLNNKKRRELSKLEDEAGITVQIFGSESAAPEHLLIECHDANGRELKFPSH from the coding sequence ATGAAAACGAAAGGCTTGCTCTTCCGCTTTGCCGAACAAGAAAGCGAGAAAATGAAGCAAGAGATGCTGATCAACGTGTCGCAGCCGGAAGAGTGCCGGATTGCGATTGTGGAAGATACAGTTCTGGAAGAACTCTACATCGAACGCACCAGCCAAGACAACTACGTAGGCAACATCTACAAAGGCCGCGTCGTCAACCTGGAGCCGAGCATTCAGGCGGCGTTCGTCGATTTTGGCGTGGGGCGCAACGGCTTTTTGCACATCAGCGACGTCGAGCCGCAATACTTTCGGCAGGGAGGTTACGATCCGTTTCGTCCGATCGAGTCGGGCGGCGGCCCGTCGCGCGGCGGACCGTCGCGCGACTTCGATATGGGCGACGATGACGATGTGGACGCCAACGGCGGCAACGGCACGCAGACGGCCCAGCGGCGGCAACGGCGGGTCCGTCCCGGAGCGCGTCCGCGCGTCAAGCCGCCCATTCAGGAAATCCTGCGGCGCGGCGACGAGGTGCTGGTGCAGGTCATCAAGGAAGGCATCGGCACCAAGGGGCCGACGCTGTCCACCTACATCAGCATTCCCGGCCGCTATCTGGTGCTGATGCCGGCGTTGGGGCGCGTGGGGGTCTCGCGCAAGATCGAAGACGACGCGGCCCGCCGCACGCTGCGCGACGTGATGTTGGAACTGAGTCCGCCCAAGGGACTGGGCTTCATCGTGCGCACCGCCGGCGTCGATCGCACCAAGAAAGAGCTGTCGCGCGACCTGGCCTATCTGTTGCGGCTGTGGAAGGTGATCGTGCGGCGGATCAAAAAACATCCCGGACCGGTCGGCATCTACGAAGAAAGCGACATGATCATCCGGACCATTCGCGATGTTTTCACCGGCGACGTGGATGCCATTTACATCGACGAGCCGACGGCCTATGAGCGGGCCAAGGAATTCCTGCAGATCGTCATGCCGCGCTACGTCAACCGGCTCAAGCTCTACGAGGGCAAGGAGCCGCTGTTCCACAAATACGGCCTGGACGACGAGATCAGCCGCATCCACAAGCGCGAGGTGCCGCTGAGGCAGGGAGGCGGCATCGTCATCGACCAGACCGAGGCATTGGTGGCGATCGACGTCAACAGCGGGAACTTTCGCGCGGACAACAACGCCGAGGAGACCGCCTATCAGCTCAACCTGACGGCCGCCAGGGAGATTGCCCGGCAGCTTCGGCTGCGCGACTTGGGCGGCGTGATCGTGAACGACTTCATCGACATGCGCAAAGAGCGGCACCGCCGCGGCGTGGAGCGCGCCCTGCGCGATGCCATGAAGCGCGACCGTGCCCGCACCAAGATTCTTCGCACCAGCCCGTTCGGACTGATCGAGATGACGCGGCAGCGCATCCGGCCGAGCCTGAAGCGGAGCGTGTACAAAGGCTGCCCGAGCTGCGGCGGCACGGGCGTGGTGAAGACCGCCGAGAGCATGGCGATCGAGGTGGTCCGCGAGCTGATCTTGGCGAGTCACTTGGAGGGCCTGTCGCGCGTGGCGGTGACGGTGGCCGAGGAGGTGGCGACCTACTTGAACAACAAGAAGCGCCGCGAGCTGTCGAAGCTGGAAGACGAGGCCGGCATCACCGTACAGATTTTCGGCAGCGAGTCGGCCGCGCCGGAGCACCTGCTGATCGAGTGTCACGACGCCAATGGCCGCGAGCTGAAGTTTCCGTCCCACTGA
- a CDS encoding Maf family protein: MSEELILASGSPRRRQLLAQAGYRFRVVAPRESAECGVCSAETPPVMVARLAYQKAADVAGRIGRGLVLGCDTVAECAGRILGKPADEIRAREMLELLSGREHHVYSGVCLWRVPDGQPLVEVEVTTLAMRVLSPREIDDYLASGLWEGKAGAFGLQDRLGWLEITAGSESNVVGLPLERLADMLRRTG; encoded by the coding sequence ATGAGCGAGGAGCTGATACTGGCGAGCGGTTCGCCGCGGCGGCGGCAACTGCTCGCGCAGGCGGGCTACCGTTTTCGGGTCGTGGCGCCGCGCGAATCGGCGGAATGCGGAGTGTGCAGCGCCGAGACGCCGCCCGTCATGGTGGCCAGGCTGGCGTATCAAAAGGCCGCCGATGTTGCCGGGCGCATCGGCCGCGGGCTGGTGCTCGGCTGCGACACCGTGGCCGAATGCGCCGGGCGGATTTTGGGCAAACCCGCCGACGAAATCCGCGCGCGCGAAATGCTCGAGCTGCTGAGCGGACGCGAGCACCATGTTTACAGCGGAGTTTGCTTATGGCGCGTCCCTGACGGCCAGCCGCTGGTGGAGGTCGAGGTTACGACGCTGGCGATGCGGGTGCTTTCGCCGCGCGAGATCGACGACTATCTGGCCAGCGGTCTGTGGGAAGGGAAGGCGGGCGCCTTCGGTTTGCAAGACCGTTTGGGGTGGCTGGAAATCACCGCGGGCAGCGAATCGAACGTCGTGGGGCTGCCGCTGGAGCGATTGGCCGACATGCTGCGGCGCACTGGGTAG
- a CDS encoding DUF6624 domain-containing protein: protein MADEKLRQELLDRTQKDQAVRKELLSRTPDDAEVQEMVQVDLDNTAWLKQVVESHGWPGNALVGEDGAFAAWLLVQHADLDPAFQKKCLGLLAKAVEKNDASPRNLAYLTDRVRVNEKKPQVYGTQFDLVGGKLKPKPIEDDAHVDDRRKQAGLEPLSEYLKSAEAALPPDKAGS from the coding sequence GTGGCCGACGAAAAACTCCGCCAAGAGCTTCTCGACCGAACGCAAAAAGACCAGGCCGTGCGTAAGGAACTGCTGAGTCGAACGCCTGACGACGCCGAGGTACAGGAGATGGTACAGGTTGACCTCGATAACACCGCTTGGCTCAAACAGGTCGTCGAGTCGCATGGCTGGCCGGGCAACGCGTTGGTCGGCGAAGATGGGGCTTTTGCCGCTTGGTTATTGGTGCAGCACGCGGACCTTGATCCCGCGTTTCAAAAGAAGTGCCTCGGGCTGCTGGCGAAAGCGGTGGAAAAGAACGATGCTTCGCCGAGGAATTTGGCCTATCTAACCGACCGGGTACGTGTCAACGAGAAGAAACCGCAGGTTTACGGCACGCAGTTTGACCTTGTTGGCGGCAAGCTGAAGCCAAAGCCTATCGAAGACGACGCGCACGTCGATGACCGCCGCAAGCAGGCGGGCTTGGAGCCGCTCAGTGAATATCTGAAGTCGGCTGAAGCTGCGTTGCCTCCCGACAAAGCTGGGTCGTGA
- a CDS encoding arylsulfatase codes for MRPVRQHVLNRRLLVVFALTGMVGSWAMAEKLSPAVFAAVAAGAEDEAVVPHPDPTFKGVAKHTLAGSKPDFPAAVAAPKEAPNVLLVLIDDAGFGNPSAFGGPIQTPTLQRLADQGLRYNRFHVTALCSPTRAALLSGRNHHAVGFGSIAEIAGGWPGYNATWPKSAASIAQILQGNGYSTAAFGKWHLTPDNQQGAAGPFDRWPNALGFDYFYGFLGGEAGQYDPVMTENNTTIGVPQQKDYYLPTDLSDRTVRWIHDQKTQSPQRPFFIYYATGASHAPHHVPHEWADKYKGKFDAGWDKYREQTFARQKKLGIIPAHAKLTPREPAFPAWDSIAPEVKKLYARQMEVYAGFQENADYEVGRVVKTIDELGLADDTLIIYIWGDNGASMEGTETGSFNELTMQNGIALSDKQQLKLIQAYGGIEAWGGPEMAPHYAAAWAWAGNTPFQWGKQVASHFGGTRNPMVVSWPKRISDKGSVRTQFTHVIDVVPTLLEVAGIAAPREVNGIEQMPIHGVSFAYSFDDADAKSRHTQQYFEIYGNRAMYKDGWIACARLDRIPWRIDPATLAKFLPGKWRPENDKWELYHIDDDFSESHDLAAEHPEKLEALQELFWEEAEKYQVTPLLAGFAPFFGFPTPAANRTKFTYYPGTENIGSGMIPHIYSRSFTIRADLQVPDDGCEGVIVAEADHLGGFSLYVQGGKLNYTYSFMGVKVETLTSTSKLPSGDVEVRYEFMADEEGKAGTGGKGRLIVNGKPVGESHLDHTAAFRFSAYAGMDIGKDNGLTVSQSYKDKAPFAFTGTIEKVSFDIAPGKKASQGR; via the coding sequence ATGCGACCTGTGCGACAACATGTTCTGAACCGGCGCCTTCTGGTCGTGTTCGCCTTGACCGGCATGGTTGGTTCTTGGGCGATGGCCGAAAAGCTTTCGCCGGCCGTCTTCGCGGCGGTTGCCGCCGGGGCCGAAGATGAGGCGGTGGTGCCACATCCCGACCCGACCTTCAAAGGCGTCGCCAAGCACACACTGGCCGGTTCCAAGCCGGACTTTCCAGCAGCGGTAGCGGCCCCGAAAGAGGCACCCAACGTCCTGTTGGTGCTCATCGACGACGCCGGCTTCGGGAACCCGTCGGCCTTCGGCGGACCGATTCAAACGCCCACGCTCCAGCGACTGGCCGATCAAGGGCTGCGCTACAATCGCTTTCACGTGACGGCGCTTTGCTCGCCGACGCGCGCCGCGTTGCTTTCCGGGCGCAACCATCATGCGGTCGGTTTCGGCTCGATCGCCGAGATCGCCGGAGGCTGGCCGGGCTACAATGCCACCTGGCCCAAGAGCGCGGCGTCGATCGCTCAGATTCTGCAAGGCAACGGCTATTCGACGGCCGCCTTCGGTAAATGGCACCTCACGCCCGACAACCAGCAGGGCGCGGCCGGTCCGTTCGATCGCTGGCCCAACGCGCTGGGCTTCGACTATTTCTACGGCTTTTTGGGCGGCGAAGCAGGGCAGTACGACCCCGTGATGACCGAGAACAACACAACGATCGGTGTGCCCCAACAGAAAGACTACTACCTGCCGACCGATCTTTCCGACCGCACGGTCCGCTGGATTCACGATCAAAAGACCCAGTCGCCCCAGCGGCCGTTCTTCATCTATTACGCCACCGGCGCGAGCCACGCGCCGCATCACGTGCCTCACGAATGGGCCGACAAATACAAGGGCAAGTTCGACGCAGGCTGGGACAAGTATCGCGAACAAACGTTCGCGCGGCAAAAGAAGCTGGGCATCATTCCGGCCCACGCGAAGCTCACTCCGCGCGAACCAGCCTTCCCTGCTTGGGACTCCATTGCGCCCGAGGTGAAAAAGCTCTACGCCCGGCAGATGGAGGTTTACGCCGGGTTCCAGGAGAATGCCGACTATGAGGTGGGCCGGGTGGTGAAAACGATCGACGAGTTGGGGCTGGCCGACGACACGCTGATCATTTACATCTGGGGCGACAACGGCGCCAGCATGGAAGGGACCGAGACCGGCTCATTCAACGAGCTGACCATGCAGAACGGCATTGCGCTATCGGACAAGCAACAGCTTAAGCTGATTCAGGCTTACGGCGGCATCGAGGCCTGGGGAGGCCCGGAGATGGCCCCGCATTACGCCGCTGCCTGGGCCTGGGCGGGCAACACGCCGTTTCAGTGGGGCAAGCAGGTGGCCTCGCACTTCGGCGGCACGCGCAATCCGATGGTGGTTTCCTGGCCCAAACGCATCAGCGACAAGGGCAGCGTTCGCACGCAGTTCACACACGTGATCGACGTCGTGCCGACCCTTTTGGAAGTGGCCGGGATTGCGGCGCCCAGAGAGGTAAACGGGATCGAGCAGATGCCGATTCACGGCGTGAGCTTCGCCTATAGCTTCGACGATGCCGACGCGAAGAGCCGGCACACGCAACAATACTTCGAGATTTACGGCAATCGGGCGATGTATAAGGACGGATGGATCGCGTGCGCCCGGCTCGATCGCATCCCCTGGCGCATCGATCCGGCCACGCTGGCGAAGTTCTTGCCAGGCAAATGGCGGCCCGAAAACGACAAGTGGGAACTCTACCACATCGACGACGACTTCAGCGAGTCGCACGACCTGGCGGCCGAGCACCCCGAAAAACTCGAGGCACTGCAAGAACTGTTCTGGGAAGAAGCGGAGAAATACCAGGTGACTCCGCTCTTGGCCGGGTTTGCTCCCTTCTTTGGCTTCCCGACGCCGGCCGCGAACCGGACGAAGTTCACTTATTATCCGGGCACCGAGAACATCGGGTCCGGCATGATTCCGCACATTTACAGCCGTTCGTTTACGATCAGGGCGGACTTGCAAGTGCCCGACGACGGCTGCGAGGGCGTGATCGTCGCCGAGGCCGACCACCTGGGCGGCTTCTCGCTTTACGTGCAGGGCGGCAAGCTTAACTACACCTATAGCTTCATGGGCGTAAAGGTCGAAACGCTGACTTCGACCAGCAAATTGCCCAGCGGCGACGTCGAGGTGCGGTATGAATTCATGGCCGACGAAGAAGGGAAGGCCGGCACGGGCGGCAAGGGCCGGCTGATCGTCAACGGCAAGCCCGTCGGCGAGAGCCATCTCGACCATACCGCGGCCTTCCGCTTCAGCGCCTATGCCGGCATGGACATTGGCAAAGACAACGGGCTGACCGTTTCGCAGAGCTACAAAGACAAGGCACCGTTTGCCTTCACGGGCACGATCGAAAAAGTATCGTTCGACATCGCGCCCGGCAAAAAAGCGTCCCAGGGCAGATAA
- a CDS encoding amidohydrolase family protein, which translates to MKLASGTTVITGGQLVDGRGGKPLPDATVVVTDGRIAYAGRTESAPHAPPDARRIDARGGTIMPGLVESHFHPTYFDVAHLEDLDIKYPVEYVTLLAAHNARLALECGYTAARSGGSLFNIDVWLKRAIEDDVTLGPRLAASGREICGVGGLMDWNPDFRKIGMEGLVLLVNGPDEARAAVRKLVKDGVEWVKTYPTGDAAAPDHNDHHTLCMTFDEMHACVATAHNHGLKVTGHCRATEGIKNALRAGYDTLEHGTFMDDEALDMLLVRNTPVVPALYFEQASVERGREFGLSQRVIDGHQETLEGGAESARRILKHGGRLGMGGDYGFAWNPHGDYAKELTFFVKYVGFSPLETITCATQTGAQIMCRGDEFGTLQPGKLADVLVVDGNVLADIGILEDRSRFIAVMQGGVVKAGGTSEQ; encoded by the coding sequence ATGAAACTCGCCTCAGGAACCACGGTCATCACGGGCGGGCAGCTTGTCGACGGCAGGGGCGGCAAGCCGCTGCCGGACGCCACGGTCGTCGTCACCGACGGCCGCATCGCCTACGCCGGCCGCACCGAGTCGGCGCCGCACGCTCCGCCCGATGCGCGGCGGATCGACGCCCGCGGCGGCACGATCATGCCCGGCCTGGTCGAGTCCCATTTCCATCCTACCTACTTCGACGTGGCCCACCTGGAAGACCTCGACATCAAATATCCGGTCGAGTACGTGACGTTGCTGGCCGCGCACAATGCCCGGCTGGCGTTGGAGTGCGGCTATACGGCCGCCCGGTCCGGCGGCAGCCTGTTCAATATCGACGTCTGGTTGAAACGGGCCATCGAAGACGACGTGACGCTCGGCCCGCGGCTGGCGGCCAGCGGACGCGAAATCTGCGGCGTCGGTGGGCTGATGGACTGGAATCCCGACTTCCGCAAGATCGGCATGGAGGGGCTGGTGTTGCTGGTCAACGGGCCGGACGAAGCGCGTGCCGCCGTCCGCAAGCTGGTGAAGGACGGCGTCGAATGGGTCAAGACCTACCCCACCGGCGACGCCGCCGCGCCCGACCACAACGACCATCACACGCTCTGCATGACCTTCGACGAGATGCATGCCTGCGTGGCGACCGCCCACAACCACGGGCTGAAAGTCACCGGCCACTGCCGGGCGACCGAAGGCATCAAAAATGCGCTGCGGGCAGGCTACGACACTCTGGAGCACGGCACGTTCATGGACGACGAGGCGCTCGACATGCTGCTGGTGCGAAACACGCCGGTGGTGCCGGCCTTGTACTTCGAGCAGGCCAGCGTGGAGCGCGGCCGCGAGTTCGGCCTGTCGCAGCGCGTGATCGACGGGCACCAGGAAACACTGGAGGGCGGAGCGGAGAGTGCCCGGCGGATTCTCAAGCACGGCGGCCGGCTCGGCATGGGCGGCGATTACGGCTTCGCCTGGAACCCGCACGGCGACTATGCCAAGGAGCTGACCTTCTTCGTCAAATACGTCGGCTTCTCGCCGCTGGAAACGATCACTTGCGCCACCCAGACCGGCGCGCAGATCATGTGCCGTGGCGACGAGTTTGGCACGCTTCAGCCCGGCAAGCTGGCCGATGTGCTCGTCGTCGACGGCAATGTGCTGGCCGACATCGGCATCTTGGAGGACCGCTCTCGCTTCATCGCCGTGATGCAGGGCGGCGTGGTGAAAGCCGGCGGGACCAGCGAGCAATAA